Proteins found in one Actinomycetota bacterium genomic segment:
- a CDS encoding ABC transporter ATP-binding protein — protein MLDVDGVDVFYGRVQALRGVSLTVGAGEMVALFGANGAGKTTTLRAISGLVPAVAGRITFEGRSIAHLKAEETAALGIAHIPEGRGVFPRLSVWQNLKMGAYLRRPTASALAAGIDEVLDIFPVLKERLRQPAGTMSGGEQQMLAIARALISKPKLLMLDEPSHGLAPIIVKEVFVLLDRLRTSGMALLIVEQYASAALAVAGRAYVLERGRVVLAGDAETLRKDRAGLAGAYLGT, from the coding sequence GTCTCGTTGACCGTGGGCGCCGGCGAGATGGTCGCGCTCTTCGGCGCCAACGGCGCCGGGAAGACGACGACGCTGCGCGCGATATCCGGGCTGGTTCCGGCGGTCGCCGGCCGGATCACGTTCGAGGGTCGTTCGATCGCGCATCTGAAGGCAGAGGAGACGGCGGCGCTCGGGATCGCCCACATCCCGGAGGGACGCGGGGTGTTCCCCCGGCTCAGCGTGTGGCAGAACCTCAAGATGGGAGCCTACCTTCGCCGCCCCACGGCCTCGGCGCTGGCGGCGGGGATCGACGAGGTGCTCGACATCTTCCCCGTCCTGAAGGAACGGCTGCGGCAGCCGGCCGGGACGATGTCCGGAGGGGAGCAGCAGATGCTCGCGATCGCCCGGGCCCTGATCTCGAAACCGAAGCTCCTGATGCTCGACGAGCCCTCCCACGGCCTCGCGCCTATCATCGTTAAGGAGGTATTCGTCCTTTTGGACCGACTTCGCACGAGCGGGATGGCTCTTCTCATCGTTGAGCAATATGCGTCGGCGGCGCTGGCGGTGGCCGGACGGGCGTACGTGCTCGAACGGGGCCGCGTCGTCCTGGCCGGCGACGCCGAGACGCTGCGGAAGGACCGGGCCGGTTTGGCCGGGGCGTACCTGGGCACCTAG